AACTGTACTTACGACTGGATCGTCCGAACCCGAGTTGATGGCTACTGGAACGCTCCACTTTCCCCAGATAACTTCTTACCAAATGATCAGTACCTAGTCCCAGCAGGTTCAAGCTACCGTGGATTGAACGATAGACTCGGAATCGGTAATCTCAACACTTCAAAAGTCGCACTATCTCGGTTCTCTCTAATACCACAACTAGACGCAGCAGGGTTGCATCATATGAACTCGGAGAGTTCTTTCAAAGCTCAATTCACTACTCAAGGTGTAAAGTTCTTTGAAAATTTTATTCCTTTCTGCGTAGTAAGTGCTCACACGTTTGATTTTCCACCGACTCGGTATGGTCTCCCTGTTGCAGCAATGTCGAGCCCGGGTCCACTCAGCGGGGCATATTGTAGACCATGTAAACCTGTTTGTGCTGGTCAATGCGCGGATGATATTATGCAGATTCTACAAGTAGGTTGGAGCAGGATTGAAGGGGAAAAGGGAACGATTCAGCTCTGTGATGCTCATGGTGACTGGGAATCCGGCTGGGAGAATAATTTTGACCGATTTGCAGGAGAGAAACTCGCCGAGCTTAGGAAACGAGCTATGGAGTCGAAATTCGAAAAATGTGTGAAAGATTTTGATGAGATGAAGAAACGTACAGTTAATTGGGATGCCCCGCCTGCTAAGCAGATTTGTGGAATTGCTTCGTTATAATATTTTTCAAATTATAAATACAACTACTTGTATTATACTTCCTCCGTCTCCTGTATAGGCGGACAATTTGAATTCtcatagaataaaaaaaaaatggtttttataaATTTTCCTAATATTTCCTGATTTACCCTCATCAATTCCAATACATTTATTTAGGAAATATGGAAAATTTCAATTTATTAAGAGTTTTTATCCCACTAAATTATTGAAAAGTGGAATTGTTCTTGGGAATTACGAAAATATTAACTAAATTTGTTAACATCATGCTCTTTAATAAGGATAAATATGAAAGAAATCACATTGAAATTGTTTTTATGCCTATCTATAGGGACTAAAGAATTTTACTTCTTCGTCTTTATATTGGAGACGGAGCGAGTAATATTTATAGCCCCAAGATTAGTCTTGGATCttaaaatttttgaaaatataaataTGAATGTATGTTCTTCGAGTGACCGATTCATATTCAGCTTAATTTTGTGTATGTGTAGGCACAAAAGATCATTCAGATTAATACAAGGGGCATTAAttaatcttagcagcagttttttaaacaacgaaggccagtaaaatccacactgcaaaatcttagcagcagtctgcttagcactaaaatgacccccacatgcatgttcatgacaaaaggagataatactagactggtcactctcagatacacatctcctaataatctggtccggacaatacttaaaaagataaggatcgtcccaaaagaaatgcttaacctcggctaaaaacctagaacgatcttgcttaccccaatgttgaggcattcgacctgtaacaagataattcaatatatttgcataccaaggtgattgggaaacagagaacaattgttcatcaggaaaactatcccttataggaagggaattattaggggaactaacaactagcctagacaagtggtctgctaccacattctctgcaccctttttgtctctaatgtctggacaaaattcttgtaacaaaaggatccatctaatcaatctaggtttggtatccttcttagacaaaaggtatttcaaagaagcatgatcagtatagattacgatcttagaacctaataaataggatataaacttatccaaggcaaacacgatggatatcaattccttctcggtagttgtatagttcatttgggcatcattcagagttttgctagcatagtaaatcacatggagtaatttgttttctcattgtcctaaaacgacgcctatagcgtaatctgaagaatcacacataatctcaaagggtaggttccagttaggtgcctggactatcggggcagtagtgagtaaagttttaagcttctcaaaagcctctaaacaagcatcatcaaagacaaacttaacatcttttgcaagcaaattgcaaagaggtctagaaatcaagataaaatccttaataaatcgactggtcactctcagatagacatctcctaataatctggtccggacaatacttaaacagataaggatcgtcccaaaagaaatgcttaacctcggctaaaaacctagaacgatcttggttacccccaatgttgaggggttcgaccagtaacaagataattcactatatttgcataccaaggtgattgggaaacagagaacaattgttcatcaggaaagttatcccttataggaagggaatcactaggggaactaacaactagcctagacaagtgatttgctactacattttctgcaccctttttgtctctaatgtctggggaaaattcctgtaacaataggatccatctaatcaatctaggtttggtatccttcttagataaaaggtatttcaaagcagcatgatctgtatatattatgatcttagaacctaataggtaagacctaaacttatccaatgcaaacacgatggctaaaagttccttctcggtagttgtgtacttaatttgggcatcattcagagtttttatagcataataaatcacatgaagtaatttgttttctcattgtcctAAAACGAGGCCTATAGcgtaatctgaagaatcacacataatctcaaagggtaggttccagttaggtgcctggactatcggggcagtagtgagtaaagttttaagcttctcaaaagcctctaaacaagcatcatcaaagacaaacttaacatcttttgcaagcaaattgcaaagaggtctagaaatcaagataaaatccttaataaatcgactggtcactctcagatagacatctcctaataatctggtccggacaatacttaaacagataaggatcgtcccaaaagaaatgcttaacctcggctaaaaacctagaacgatcttggttacccccaatgttgaggggttcgaccagtaacaagataattcactatatttgcataccaaggtgattgggaaacagagaacaattgttcatcaggaaagttatcccttataggaagggaatcactaggggaactaacaactagcctagacaagtgatttgctactacattttctgcaccctttttgtctctaatgtctggggaaaattcctgtaacaataggatccatctaatcaatctaggtttggtatccttcttagataaaaggtatttcaaagcagcatgatctgtatatattatgatcttagaacctaataggtaagacctaaacttatccaatgcaaacacgatggctaaaagttccttctcggtagttgtgtactTAATTTggtcatcattcagagtttttctagcataataaatcacatgaagtaatttgttttctcattgtcctaaaacgacgcctatagcgtaatctgaagaatcacacataatctcaaagggtaggttccagttaggtgcctggactatcggggcagtagtgagtaaagttttaagcttctcaaaagcctctaaacaagcatcatcaaagacaaacttaacatcttttgcaagcaaattgcaaagaggtctagaaatcaagataaaatccttaataaatcgacggtaaaaacctgcatgccctaggaatgacctaatatcttttacggtttttgatacctgtaaagtcttaataaggtcaactttggctttgtctacctctataccctttgaagagacgatgtgccctaatacaattcctgatttaaccatgaaatggcatttttcccaattaagcactaaatttttttccttacacctaatcaacactaatgtcaaatgttgcaagcactcatcgaaagatgaaccaaacactgaaaaatcatccataaagacctctaagaaccattctaccatatcagaaaatatgctcatcatacaatgctgaaaagttgcaggggcattacatagcccgaaaggcatgcgtttatacgcaaaggtaccaaagggacaggtaaaggtggttttctcttggtcttctggggaaataacgatctgattataaccggagtagccatctaagaagcaatagtgactatgtccagctaatcgctctagcatttggtcgataaaaggaaggggaaagtgatccttccttgtgaccttgttcaatttcctataatcaatacacacacgccatcacatggtcactcgggttgggattaattcattattatcattctggactacagtgatacctgatttcttggggacaacctgaacagggctgacccacttactttctgaaattgggtaaataatacccgcatctaccaacttaagcacctcttttcgaactacctctttcatgttagggttcagtcgacgttgcatctccctagaaggtttggagtcttcctctaaatgaatctgatgcatacacacagtaggacttatatccttaatgtctgttatagtccaccctaaagcttccttattgtcttgaagtacatttactagcctactttcctgatcactatccaaattggaagctacaatcacagctaaagtctcagatgggcctaaa
This DNA window, taken from Papaver somniferum cultivar HN1 chromosome 3, ASM357369v1, whole genome shotgun sequence, encodes the following:
- the LOC113361835 gene encoding uncharacterized protein LOC113361835, yielding MQLRRYINFRLLILILPSFSFLIYLSLSSTSTNIFSTFTPLRDFLSNLSSSSPSSYALPPIPSILNSSDSTSESVSNSTRSGNEDEKKKELLLRSRIAVCLVGGARKFELTGPSIAENILNVYPNADLFLNSPLDKDSFKFSIFKDIAPRIASIRIFKPTKLEETEIQRRVLDPDGSPNGLQGLLQYFSLVEGCLTLINAFQVQNNCTYDWIVRTRVDGYWNAPLSPDNFLPNDQYLVPAGSSYRGLNDRLGIGNLNTSKVALSRFSLIPQLDAAGLHHMNSESSFKAQFTTQGVKFFENFIPFCVVSAHTFDFPPTRYGLPVAAMSSPGPLSGAYCRPCKPVCAGQCADDIMQILQVGWSRIEGEKGTIQLCDAHGDWESGWENNFDRFAGEKLAELRKRAMESKFEKCVKDFDEMKKRTVNWDAPPAKQICGIASL